A window of Terriglobia bacterium genomic DNA:
TCAGAGCCACGCCATTGCTCGGAACCACCGCATCATTCAGGCGATTCAGGCGATAGCTGGCCCGGGCGACTCCCTGCCGCCCTTCCACCGGCGTGAGCACGTCGAAACGCACGAGATCCGGCTCGTACTGCAACCACCCAAGTTCATACCCCACGCGGAGTTCGCTGTAGCGGTTGAAGTTGTAGCCAACATCGAAGCGGCTGAAAGCATGTCGGTAGCGATACTCGGCAAGCCGGCGGTCGCGTGAGTAGATATCGAAAGGCGCATTCACGCCGTCGAATCCCGGGGCGACAAACCAATGCTGGGAGACACCTATCGGTCGGTAGTATTCGGCGCCGACGTGATATAGCGAGCCGACCAGAACATCCGTCCGCAATTCACTGCCAATACGTCCGATGTCGAGGAACGTGAACCGCGCGCCCACGCCAAAGCGCACGTTCATGTAATCCGAACCGTCGATCACGATGCTTGGATTCACCGTCGGTGGCGCATACTGCTTTTCCGACGCTTCAATCTCGAGCCCCACCTCGTCATCCCGCTTGGCGAGGCTGTATCCCACCGATGCAAATCGTCCCGTTCCGGTGAATTGCGTGAGTCGCTTCTCCAGATGCGGAGTGTTGATCGGCTTGCCGGGTACGTTCTTCAGTTGCCGCTTCAAATCGGCAGCCAGGGCTGGCTTCGTACCCTCGACCTCGACAAACTGCGGAGTTGGCACGTGGAGGATCCTCCGCGCCTGCCTCTGCGCCGTGTATTCCTTCCATGCCGCATCGTCCAGCCGATACTGCTCCAGTTCTGCGGCATTCTGCTGTGCTGCCTCATAACCTTTCGCGATAATCTGGTCAGCATCGTTGAAAGACGTCGAACTGAACGCCTTCAGATCGATTCGAATGACGGTATTGGCCAGTGCCATGCCGCGCCGTTCATTGGTCGCAACCACAGCAGCAATCGATTCGCCGAGCACCGAGAACGAAGAGAGCGGAGTCTCCGCGTTAAGCTGAGCATTTTCCAGATGGACCGCGATCACCTTCTTCGCCCCCATCTGCAAAGCGATATCGGTCGGCAGATTATCGAGCAGACCGCCGTCGACATAAACCTTGCCGTTCAACCGCACCGGCGTGAAGAATCCCGGGATCGACATGGTGGCGCGCAGCGCTTCCGAGAGCGGTCCGTCTTGGAAGACGTGTAACTCCCGCTGCGTGAGTTCGGTGGAGACACACCGGAAAGGCGTCGGCAATGCGTCGAAGCTCTTTAATGTCGAGTAGGGAAGCGCGATGCGGTCGAGAATGAGTCCGACCTGGTGGCCCGAATTGAATCCGCCCGGAAACGCGATCCCGTGTCGTAATCCGAACTCAAACCCGGCAGGATAATCCGTGCGATCTTCTTTTCGGCGAAATGAGAGATCCCGGAAATCGGTTTCGCCGCGCAGCACGCCGTTCCAATTGATGCTGGTTACAAGCTGTCGCACCTCCTGCGCGTCCATCCCGGTCGCATAGATTCCGCCGACCAGGCCGCCCATGCTCGCTCCGGCAATATCGTCCACAGGGATGTGGTGCTCCTCCAGCCATTGCAGCACGCCTATATGAGCAAGCCCCAGCGCGCCCCCGCCTTCCAGCGCCAGCCCGATTTGCGGACGGGCAGTGGGCTCGGACTGCTGCGCGAAGGACGTCACCACCGTAAGACACACGATAAGAATGATTAATTTCCGCATCCGAAGATCTCCCGGTGTGCAGGTTTCTTCATGTTAGAGGTCGGCGGCAGCGCCGTAAACAGTCCCCCTTCGAGGTGTTGCCCGAAAACGGATGACTTTGGTACTGCATCTTTTTGGTGGCGCGGTTCGTAGTAGCAGCGGGATATAATCCGCGAAACCATGCGAACCGGATCCATAGCGGCGGCTGCATTTCTCGGCATCTTCGCTCTCCCGTTCATCGGCTTCGGGTTGATGTTCACGTTCGCGTCCGCCTCCCGCGGCGGACCGCAAGCGTGGTTGGGCGTCGTATTCGGACTCTTCTTCGCCTGCATCGGGTTTGGCCTGGTCGTGCTGGCGATTGCCGGAGTTCGCATCAGCAAACAGCAGGACGCCACAAAGGCCGCAAATCCCGACAAACCCTGGCTCTGGCGCACCGACTGGGCTGCAGGAAAAGCCAATGGCGGCGACCCGCGCGCGAACGTTACTGCCTGGGTTTTCACCGTCATCTGGGACTTCATCAGCGGCTTTCTCGCTTTCACTATCCTTCCCAGGTTGCTGCAGACCGGCGACCTCAAGGCGATACTCGTCGCGATTTTCCCGCTGGCCGGCATTTTCATTACTGCCTTCGCAGTTCGCGGTACCCTTCGCATCTGGCGCTATGGACGAACCGTCTTCTGGTGCGACTCCGTGCCCTTCAGTCTCGGAGGACGCGTGAAGGGGACCATCCATCTTAAGTTGCCAACGTCGACGCCACACGGCATCGATCTGCTTCTCTCCTGCAAGCGCCGCATCGTGACCGGGTCCGGCAAGAACCAGAGCGTCAGCGAACTCGTCCTGTGGCAGGACGAGAAGAAGATTCCGGCAGAGTCGGTGATGCACGGATTTTCCGACGCCGAAATCCCCGTCGAGTTTACGGTCCCGTCCGACGCGTACGAAACGAACAGCGATAACCCTAATGATCGCGTCTACTGGCAGCTACAGGCCAAGGCCGATGTTCCGGGCGTCGACTTCACCGACAACTATGAACTGCCGGTATTCCGAACTGCGGCAACGTCAACCCCCGCGGAGCAGACCGCGTTCGACAACTCCGGCAGGGCTTTTGCCGCACAGCTCCAGGCGGAAGCACCGGCGCCAGTGCCGCTCGCAACGCACATCGTCTACCGCGAGGACGACCGAGGCACCAG
This region includes:
- a CDS encoding patatin-like phospholipase family protein, whose translation is MRKLIILIVCLTVVTSFAQQSEPTARPQIGLALEGGGALGLAHIGVLQWLEEHHIPVDDIAGASMGGLVGGIYATGMDAQEVRQLVTSINWNGVLRGETDFRDLSFRRKEDRTDYPAGFEFGLRHGIAFPGGFNSGHQVGLILDRIALPYSTLKSFDALPTPFRCVSTELTQRELHVFQDGPLSEALRATMSIPGFFTPVRLNGKVYVDGGLLDNLPTDIALQMGAKKVIAVHLENAQLNAETPLSSFSVLGESIAAVVATNERRGMALANTVIRIDLKAFSSTSFNDADQIIAKGYEAAQQNAAELEQYRLDDAAWKEYTAQRQARRILHVPTPQFVEVEGTKPALAADLKRQLKNVPGKPINTPHLEKRLTQFTGTGRFASVGYSLAKRDDEVGLEIEASEKQYAPPTVNPSIVIDGSDYMNVRFGVGARFTFLDIGRIGSELRTDVLVGSLYHVGAEYYRPIGVSQHWFVAPGFDGVNAPFDIYSRDRRLAEYRYRHAFSRFDVGYNFNRYSELRVGYELGWLQYEPDLVRFDVLTPVEGRQGVARASYRLNRLNDAVVPSNGVALNTNFGFYDTRPGALDRFSALDTQLQAFKSVTRNNTIFGIVSGASTLGYDKTGIPIYTLGGPFRLSAYGENEILTNQYAYFRMGWMHQLFEGPPIIGSKIYLMADYEVAKPYGVPDVTRVPMDGSIGVVFKTLFGPAYIGTSVGDSGHHKFFFQLGRIF